The following proteins come from a genomic window of Musa acuminata AAA Group cultivar baxijiao chromosome BXJ1-7, Cavendish_Baxijiao_AAA, whole genome shotgun sequence:
- the LOC135679927 gene encoding gibberellin 3-beta-dioxygenase 2-like, with the protein MPSLSDQPLIHHLQQFEFKTLTEVPDSHAWPVVNDHPHGDDAVPVIDLACPDAARLIGQACEEWGAFQITGHGVPVDLLDRLEAQTRRLFSLPTGQKLKAARSPGGVTGYGIANISAFFSKLFWSEGFTIVGSPHDEARKLWPDDSAEFCGAIEEYTSWMKPLGCRLMLLMLASLGLSEGEIDWAVPSSETTHEAPAPVIQLNSYPACPDPDRAMGLAEHTDSSLFTVLYQGSVRGLQLLHGNHPTRRARWVTVPPLPGALVVNVGDLSHILSNGRFQSVTHRAIVNRTQTRISVAYFYGPPAHFKISPIEKLMGPQQGPAYRAVTWPEYLTLKRRLYNQALASIRLPTEGEEESRTNTSEIITAAYTRRHGEAKV; encoded by the exons ATGCCGTCTCTCTCCGACCAACCCCTCATCCACCATCTCCAACAATTTGAGTTCAAGACCCTCACCGAGGTTCccgactcccatgcatggcccgtCGTAAACGACCATCCTCACGGCGACGACGCCGTCCCGGTCATCGACCTAGCGTGCCCGGATGCCGCACGTCTCATCGGCCAAGCATGCGAGGAGTGGGGGGCGTTCCAGATCACCGGGCACGGCGTCCCTGTTGATCTCCTGGACCGCCTCGAGGCACAGACTCGCCGCCTGTTCTCTCTCCCCACCGGTCAGAAACTTAAGGCGGCCCGCAGCCCCGGTGGCGTGACGGGATATGGCATCGCTAACATCTCCGCCTTCTTCTCCAAGCTCTTCTGGTCCGAGGGCTTCACCATCGTCGGATCCCCTCACGACGAAGCCCGCAAACTCTGGCCCGACGACTCCGCCGAGTTCTG TGGTGCGATCGAGGAATACACAAGTTGGATGAAGCCTCTGGGTTGCAGGTTGATGCTGCTGATGCTAGCCTCGTTGGGCCTCAGCGAGGGCGAGATCGATTGGGCCGTACCATCAAGTGAGACCACCCACGAGGCGCCGGCGCCTGTGATCCAGCTGAACTCGTACCCAGCCTGCCCCGATCCCGACCGGGCGATGGGCCTAGCCGAGCACACCGACTCCAGCCTCTTCACCGTCCTCTACCAGGGCAGCGTACGCGGGCTTCAGCTGCTGCACGGCAACCACCCCACCAGGCGCGCCAGGTGGGTGACGGTGCCGCCCCTTCCGGGAGCCCTCGTCGTCAACGTGGGCGACCTCTCTCACATACTCTCCAATGGGCGGTTCCAAAGCGTCACGCACCGGGCCATCGTCAACCGCACGCAGACTCGCATCTCGGTGGCGTACTTTTATGGGCCGCCAGCCCACTTCAAGATCTCGCCCATCGAGAAGCTGATGGGTCCACAACAGGGCCCAGCCTATCGGGCTGTGACGTGGCCCGAGTACCTGACGCTCAAGAGGAGACTCTACAACCAGGCGCTGGCGTCCATAAGACTGCCAACCGAAGGGGAGGAGGAGAGTCGCACGAATACCTCCGAGATAATAACAGCTGCGTACACAAGGAGGCATGGAGAAGCAAAGGTATAG
- the LOC103991561 gene encoding auxin-responsive protein IAA1 isoform X3 has protein sequence MEEKREMEGDEGNSAKSQVAGIGYEETKLKLAPPCSSASRAGTEHHDRKRRRDLSVESPEDPQNPRQRNGGTEGVREIEGDEESSAESQVSGSRYEETELKLAPPCSAASRAGTEHHDRKRRRDLSVESLGSQASRHGKPPAAKAPVVGWPPVRSYWKNTLRSRTFVKVAVDGTPYLRKVDLETYGGYRELLTAVQAMFSSCFTIDNGNRLVDLVKGTEYLPTYEDKDGDWMLIGDVPWKMFVSSCKRLRLMKSSEAVNLDATSSSS, from the exons ATGGAGGAAAAAAGAGAGATGGAGGGGGATGAGGGGAACTCCGCGAAGTCGCAGGTCGCCGGCATCGGCTACGAGGAGACGAAGCTCAAGCTCGCGCCGCCGTGCAGTTCTGCTTCCAGGGCTGGAACGGAGCACCACGATAGGAAGCGTCGCCGCGATCTTTCCGTTGAGTCTCCGGAAGACCCTCAGAATCCTAGGCAGAGAAACGGAGGGACGGAGGGAGTGAGAGAGATCGAGGGGGATGAGGAGAGCTCTGCGGAGTCGCAGGTCTCTGGCAGCCGCTACGAGGAGACGGAGCTCAAGCTCGCGCCGCCGTGCAGTGCTGCTTCCCGGGCTGGAACGGAGCACCACGACAGAAAGCGCCGCCGCGATCTTTCCGTTGAGTCTCTGGGCTCCCAGGCTTCTCGGCACGGGAAACCCCCGGCCGCCAA GGCCCCGGTGGTGGGATGGCCGCCAGTGAGGTCGTACTGGAAGAATACCCTGAGGAGCCGCACGTTCGTGAAGGTGGCGGTGGACGGGACACCCTACCTCCGCAAGGTCGATCTGGAGACCTACGGAGGGTACCGAGAGCTTTTGACCGCCGTTCAGGCGATGTTCTCCTCCTGCTTCACCATCG ACAACGGCAATAGGTTGGTAGATCTAGTGAAGGGGACGGAGTATCTTCCTACTTATGAAGACAAAGACGGTGACTGGATGCTGATCGGAGATGTTCCCTGGAA AATGTTTGTATCATCCTGTAAGCGTCTGCGTTTGATGAAGAGCTCGGAAGCCGTTAATCTGG ATGCAACCTCAAGCTCATCCTAA
- the LOC103991561 gene encoding auxin-responsive protein IAA1 isoform X2, protein MEEKREMEGDEGNSAKSQVAGIGYEETKLKLAPPCSSASRAGTEHHDRKRRRDLSVESPEDPQNPRQRNGGTEGVREIEGDEESSAESQVSGSRYEETELKLAPPCSAASRAGTEHHDRKRRRDLSVESLGSQASRHGKPPAAKAPVVGWPPVRSYWKNTLRSRTFVKVAVDGTPYLRKVDLETYGGYRELLTAVQAMFSSCFTIDNGNRLVDLVKGTEYLPTYEDKDGDWMLIGDVPWKMFVSSCKRLRLMKSSEAVNLVDATSSSS, encoded by the exons ATGGAGGAAAAAAGAGAGATGGAGGGGGATGAGGGGAACTCCGCGAAGTCGCAGGTCGCCGGCATCGGCTACGAGGAGACGAAGCTCAAGCTCGCGCCGCCGTGCAGTTCTGCTTCCAGGGCTGGAACGGAGCACCACGATAGGAAGCGTCGCCGCGATCTTTCCGTTGAGTCTCCGGAAGACCCTCAGAATCCTAGGCAGAGAAACGGAGGGACGGAGGGAGTGAGAGAGATCGAGGGGGATGAGGAGAGCTCTGCGGAGTCGCAGGTCTCTGGCAGCCGCTACGAGGAGACGGAGCTCAAGCTCGCGCCGCCGTGCAGTGCTGCTTCCCGGGCTGGAACGGAGCACCACGACAGAAAGCGCCGCCGCGATCTTTCCGTTGAGTCTCTGGGCTCCCAGGCTTCTCGGCACGGGAAACCCCCGGCCGCCAA GGCCCCGGTGGTGGGATGGCCGCCAGTGAGGTCGTACTGGAAGAATACCCTGAGGAGCCGCACGTTCGTGAAGGTGGCGGTGGACGGGACACCCTACCTCCGCAAGGTCGATCTGGAGACCTACGGAGGGTACCGAGAGCTTTTGACCGCCGTTCAGGCGATGTTCTCCTCCTGCTTCACCATCG ACAACGGCAATAGGTTGGTAGATCTAGTGAAGGGGACGGAGTATCTTCCTACTTATGAAGACAAAGACGGTGACTGGATGCTGATCGGAGATGTTCCCTGGAA AATGTTTGTATCATCCTGTAAGCGTCTGCGTTTGATGAAGAGCTCGGAAGCCGTTAATCTGG TAGATGCAACCTCAAGCTCATCCTAA
- the LOC103991561 gene encoding auxin-responsive protein IAA1 isoform X1 translates to MEEKREMEGDEGNSAKSQVAGIGYEETKLKLAPPCSSASRAGTEHHDRKRRRDLSVESPEDPQNPRQRNGGTEGVREIEGDEESSAESQVSGSRYEETELKLAPPCSAASRAGTEHHDRKRRRDLSVESLGSQASRHGKPPAAKAPVVGWPPVRSYWKNTLRSRTFVKVAVDGTPYLRKVDLETYGGYRELLTAVQAMFSSCFTIDNGNRLVDLVKGTEYLPTYEDKDGDWMLIGDVPWKMFVSSCKRLRLMKSSEAVNLVVSISSSLQASTNSPGDNDLNNWFPLFQGDKPKDKPL, encoded by the exons ATGGAGGAAAAAAGAGAGATGGAGGGGGATGAGGGGAACTCCGCGAAGTCGCAGGTCGCCGGCATCGGCTACGAGGAGACGAAGCTCAAGCTCGCGCCGCCGTGCAGTTCTGCTTCCAGGGCTGGAACGGAGCACCACGATAGGAAGCGTCGCCGCGATCTTTCCGTTGAGTCTCCGGAAGACCCTCAGAATCCTAGGCAGAGAAACGGAGGGACGGAGGGAGTGAGAGAGATCGAGGGGGATGAGGAGAGCTCTGCGGAGTCGCAGGTCTCTGGCAGCCGCTACGAGGAGACGGAGCTCAAGCTCGCGCCGCCGTGCAGTGCTGCTTCCCGGGCTGGAACGGAGCACCACGACAGAAAGCGCCGCCGCGATCTTTCCGTTGAGTCTCTGGGCTCCCAGGCTTCTCGGCACGGGAAACCCCCGGCCGCCAA GGCCCCGGTGGTGGGATGGCCGCCAGTGAGGTCGTACTGGAAGAATACCCTGAGGAGCCGCACGTTCGTGAAGGTGGCGGTGGACGGGACACCCTACCTCCGCAAGGTCGATCTGGAGACCTACGGAGGGTACCGAGAGCTTTTGACCGCCGTTCAGGCGATGTTCTCCTCCTGCTTCACCATCG ACAACGGCAATAGGTTGGTAGATCTAGTGAAGGGGACGGAGTATCTTCCTACTTATGAAGACAAAGACGGTGACTGGATGCTGATCGGAGATGTTCCCTGGAA AATGTTTGTATCATCCTGTAAGCGTCTGCGTTTGATGAAGAGCTCGGAAGCCGTTAATCTGG TGGTGTCGATCTCAAGTTCACTGCAGGCATCTACAAACAGTCCTGGTGACAATGATCTTAATAATTGGTTTCCCTTGTTCCAAGGCGATAAGCCCAAGGACAAACCGTTGTGA